Proteins encoded by one window of Tunturibacter psychrotolerans:
- the ctaD gene encoding cytochrome c oxidase subunit I: MTTTPVLEAVDETLETQGKPPLNVIYEWLTTVDHKKIGLMYICYALLFLVIGGFEAVLMRIQLAIPNNHFVSPQVFNQLFTMHGTTMVFFMGMPILFGMGNYLVPLMIGARDMAFPRLNAFSFWVSAFAGFLLYFSYIGGSGLYAAGSAPDVGWFAYAPLTSKVFSPGHSTDYWTLAVFLSGIGSIGTALNIVTTILCMRCKGMKMSRMPLLPWLYLVMSGLVFVAVSPLTAAQIMLTFDRYLGAHFFDTQAGGSAILWMHFFWIFGHPEVYVLVLPAFAFANEIIPVFSRKAMFGYPAMVAASVAIGFISLSVWAHHMFTAGLGPAGNTFFVFATMVISVPTGIKIFNWLATIWGGKIIFAVPMMFMVGFLFQFLIAGLTGIMLAAAPFNWQLSASYFVVAHFHYVLVGAIVFSLFGAFYYWYPKVTGKMMDETLGKWHFWLFLIGFHLTFDFMHIPGILGMPRRIYTYEDGRGWNTLNFIVGIGAIFQAVGTLILVYNMIRSYYKGKEAGHDPWDAWTLEWSVPSPPPSYNFAIEPTVNSRRPLWDLKHPEDPDTDYE; encoded by the coding sequence ATGACCACAACTCCTGTATTGGAAGCAGTCGACGAGACACTGGAGACTCAGGGTAAGCCACCCCTCAATGTCATCTACGAGTGGCTGACGACCGTCGATCACAAAAAAATCGGGCTGATGTACATCTGCTACGCGCTCCTATTTCTCGTCATCGGTGGCTTCGAAGCGGTCCTGATGCGGATTCAGCTCGCCATTCCCAACAATCACTTTGTATCGCCGCAGGTCTTCAACCAGCTCTTCACGATGCACGGCACCACCATGGTCTTCTTCATGGGAATGCCGATCCTCTTCGGCATGGGAAATTATCTCGTCCCCCTCATGATCGGCGCTCGCGACATGGCCTTCCCACGGCTGAACGCCTTCAGCTTCTGGGTCTCCGCCTTCGCTGGCTTCCTTCTTTACTTCAGCTATATCGGCGGTAGCGGACTCTACGCTGCAGGCTCTGCGCCCGATGTCGGCTGGTTCGCCTACGCACCTCTCACCTCAAAGGTCTTCTCACCCGGCCACAGTACCGACTACTGGACCCTGGCTGTCTTTCTCAGCGGCATAGGAAGCATCGGCACCGCTCTCAACATCGTCACCACCATCCTCTGCATGCGCTGCAAGGGCATGAAGATGAGCCGCATGCCTCTGCTGCCCTGGCTCTACCTTGTCATGTCCGGCCTCGTCTTCGTCGCCGTCAGCCCACTCACTGCCGCGCAGATCATGCTCACCTTCGATCGCTACCTCGGCGCACATTTCTTCGACACCCAGGCTGGCGGCTCCGCCATCCTATGGATGCACTTCTTCTGGATCTTCGGTCATCCTGAGGTTTACGTACTCGTCCTTCCAGCCTTCGCCTTCGCCAACGAGATCATCCCCGTCTTCTCCCGCAAAGCCATGTTCGGATATCCCGCCATGGTTGCGGCATCCGTCGCGATCGGCTTCATCAGCCTCAGCGTGTGGGCGCACCATATGTTCACCGCGGGCCTCGGCCCAGCCGGCAACACCTTCTTCGTCTTCGCCACCATGGTCATCTCGGTGCCAACTGGGATCAAGATCTTCAATTGGCTTGCGACTATATGGGGGGGGAAGATTATCTTCGCCGTCCCCATGATGTTCATGGTCGGCTTTCTCTTCCAATTCCTGATTGCTGGTCTTACCGGCATCATGCTCGCAGCAGCCCCATTCAACTGGCAGCTCAGCGCCTCCTACTTCGTCGTCGCACACTTCCACTACGTTCTGGTCGGGGCGATCGTCTTCTCTCTCTTTGGCGCCTTCTACTACTGGTACCCCAAGGTCACCGGCAAGATGATGGACGAAACGCTCGGCAAGTGGCACTTCTGGCTCTTCCTCATCGGCTTTCATCTCACCTTCGACTTCATGCACATCCCGGGAATCCTCGGCATGCCTCGGCGTATCTACACCTACGAAGATGGCCGCGGCTGGAACACCTTGAACTTCATCGTCGGCATCGGAGCAATCTTTCAGGCTGTAGGCACCCTGATTTTGGTCTACAACATGATCCGTTCCTATTACAAAGGCAAAGAAGCAGGCCACGATCCCTGGGACGCCTGGACCCTGGAATGGTCCGTACCTTCTCCGCCACCGTCCTACAACTTCGCCATCGAGCCAACCGTCAACAGCCGCCGGCCA
- the coxB gene encoding cytochrome c oxidase subunit II: MSLIAGTASAQSPTNIFDPAGTPARTAMGLSILVLSVTLVIFLIVAGLLLYAIIRFRHRPTDSDREPAQIYGSNQIELSWTVIPILIVVTLFLTTTRVILVTEAIPKPPSAMDVTVIGHQFWWEYNYPKLGVVTANELHVPISDPSSPTPTYLTMSSADVSHSFWVPRLAGKMDLIPNRVNTMWIDPQATGLYLGQCAQYCGTQHAKMLLRVYAQTPQDFAAWIEQQKKPAVQDFPGNAAAAEGQTVFMKNACINCHAIKGTVATGRFGPDLTHLASRDTIASGPVPNTPENLRKWVNDPNTLKPGSLMPAMHLNDHDLDVITAYLTQLH, translated from the coding sequence ATGTCTTTGATTGCGGGCACGGCCTCCGCGCAATCTCCCACGAACATCTTCGATCCCGCCGGCACTCCCGCGCGTACCGCCATGGGCCTTTCGATATTGGTCCTTTCAGTCACCCTGGTCATCTTTCTCATCGTCGCCGGCCTATTGCTCTATGCCATCATCCGCTTCCGGCATCGGCCGACTGACTCCGATCGCGAACCCGCCCAGATCTACGGCAGCAATCAGATCGAGCTCTCCTGGACAGTCATACCGATTCTGATCGTAGTCACGCTCTTTCTCACCACCACGCGCGTCATCCTTGTCACCGAGGCAATTCCGAAGCCTCCAAGCGCGATGGACGTAACCGTCATCGGCCATCAATTCTGGTGGGAATATAACTACCCCAAACTCGGCGTCGTTACAGCCAACGAGCTGCACGTTCCCATTAGCGATCCATCATCGCCAACGCCAACTTATTTGACGATGTCCTCAGCCGACGTCTCCCATAGCTTCTGGGTACCTCGTCTCGCAGGCAAGATGGACCTGATTCCAAATCGCGTCAACACCATGTGGATCGACCCGCAGGCAACGGGCCTCTACCTCGGCCAATGCGCGCAGTATTGCGGAACCCAGCACGCAAAGATGCTTCTTCGTGTCTACGCGCAAACCCCACAGGACTTCGCTGCGTGGATAGAGCAGCAGAAGAAACCCGCGGTGCAGGACTTCCCTGGAAACGCCGCTGCAGCAGAGGGTCAGACCGTCTTTATGAAGAACGCGTGCATCAACTGCCACGCCATCAAAGGAACCGTCGCCACCGGCCGCTTTGGGCCTGACCTGACCCACCTCGCCAGCCGCGACACCATCGCCTCCGGACCGGTCCCGAACACACCTGAAAATCTCAGAAAGTGGGTCAACGACCCAAACACCCTGAAACCCGGCTCGTTGATGCCGGCGATGCATTTGAACGATCACGATCTCGACGTCATCACCGCTTATCTCACTCAGCTTCACTAA
- the dinB gene encoding DNA polymerase IV translates to MVRKIVHVDMDAFYASVEQRDDPGLRGRPVVVAWRGNRSVVCAASYEARSFGVHSAMPATRAERLCPEAIFVPPDFTRYRAVSRAVREIFQRHTDLIEPLSLDEAYLDVTENKTGLPTATRVAITIRQQIRDELNLTASAGVAQNKFLAKIASDWRKPNGLFVIQPDDVQTFLPPLPVARIPGVGKVTETRLKQIGVQTIADLQALELTHLEARFGRYGMRLYELARGIDHNKVVPDRPTKSISAEDTFERDIPLSETETLIRRLAEKVWTASRKDTRVARTVVLKLKTSGFNILTRSHTPSIPPGSCEELTAIALLLRERITLEPAQRFRLVGVGLSNFRDAESLQPPLFEDSE, encoded by the coding sequence ATGGTTCGCAAAATAGTTCACGTAGATATGGACGCGTTCTATGCCTCGGTAGAGCAGCGGGATGATCCGGGGCTGCGCGGACGTCCGGTGGTTGTCGCATGGCGCGGCAATCGCTCCGTGGTCTGTGCTGCCTCCTATGAGGCGCGAAGCTTCGGTGTGCACTCGGCGATGCCCGCCACCCGCGCCGAGCGGCTGTGTCCCGAAGCGATCTTCGTGCCTCCGGACTTCACCCGCTACCGCGCCGTCTCCCGAGCAGTCCGAGAGATCTTCCAGCGACACACCGATCTGATTGAGCCGCTCTCGCTCGACGAAGCCTATCTGGACGTCACCGAAAACAAAACCGGCCTGCCCACGGCTACGCGAGTCGCCATCACCATCCGCCAGCAGATTCGCGACGAGCTGAACCTGACCGCGTCCGCAGGCGTAGCGCAAAACAAATTCCTCGCCAAGATCGCCTCCGACTGGCGCAAACCGAACGGCCTCTTCGTCATTCAGCCCGATGACGTCCAAACCTTCCTTCCCCCACTCCCTGTCGCACGCATTCCCGGCGTAGGAAAGGTCACCGAAACCCGGCTGAAACAGATCGGCGTTCAAACAATCGCTGATCTGCAGGCCCTCGAGCTAACGCACCTTGAAGCACGGTTTGGCCGTTACGGAATGCGTCTCTACGAACTCGCTCGCGGTATCGATCACAACAAGGTAGTTCCTGACAGGCCCACCAAATCCATCTCCGCCGAAGACACCTTTGAACGCGATATCCCGCTCTCAGAGACCGAGACGTTGATCCGCCGCCTCGCTGAAAAGGTGTGGACGGCCTCCCGCAAAGATACCCGCGTGGCACGCACCGTGGTCCTGAAGCTGAAGACGAGCGGCTTCAATATTCTCACGCGCAGCCATACCCCCTCGATCCCTCCGGGTTCATGCGAAGAACTCACTGCGATTGCTCTCCTCCTGAGAGAGCGCATTACCCTCGAACCCGCCCAGCGCTTTCGTTTGGTTGGGGTGGGCCTCAGCAATTTTCGAGATGCGGAAAGCCTCCAACCGCCCCTGTTCGAGGACAGCGAATGA
- a CDS encoding S41 family peptidase — MAPRTRRALFSATVFLATCAVIGSFINQKVAAQSASDESTLRDSLHSFTNVYSLVEQNYAEPLNTDKTDKAIYDGAIPGMLHVLDPHSNFYDPKAFAQMREDQHGKYYGVGMTIQPQPTANGKTKIVVLYPFEGTPSYKAGIRPGDEILTVDGKSTEGMDSAAVATLLKGARGTHVSVTMVREGAARPLVFDLVRDEIPRPSVDLAFLLSPGVGYIHVSSFIETTSHEVGEALDKFGDIHGLVLDLRGNPGGLLNEAVNMSDKFLQKGQIVVSQRGRAFPDQVYRATRGEEGPKFPIVVLVNRNTASAAEIVSGALQDHDRALIVGETTFGKGLVQTVFQITENTGLALTTYHYYTPSGRLIQRNYDHVSLYDYYYVRDDSAKAKDKSNLEVKLTDSGRTVYGGGGITPDEKIDNLKSNHFQDSLLIKYAFFNFSKHYLASHTVTKDFQVDDAVMQQFKAFLKDNQIDYTDSDIAGVSDWIKQSIKSELFTSQFGQLEGLKVRAEWDPQIAKAVTFLPEAQTLEDHSKLAQKNTASR, encoded by the coding sequence ATGGCTCCCCGTACTCGCCGCGCACTCTTCTCCGCTACCGTTTTTCTCGCCACCTGTGCCGTCATCGGCTCCTTCATCAACCAGAAGGTCGCCGCCCAGTCAGCCAGCGATGAGTCCACTTTGCGCGACTCGCTCCATTCCTTCACCAACGTCTACTCTCTCGTCGAACAAAACTACGCCGAGCCCCTCAATACCGATAAGACCGACAAGGCCATCTACGACGGCGCCATCCCGGGCATGCTCCACGTCCTCGATCCCCACTCGAACTTTTACGACCCCAAAGCCTTCGCTCAGATGCGCGAGGACCAGCACGGCAAATACTACGGCGTCGGCATGACCATCCAGCCCCAGCCTACGGCCAACGGCAAGACCAAGATCGTCGTCCTCTATCCCTTCGAAGGAACACCCTCCTACAAAGCCGGCATTCGTCCTGGCGACGAGATTCTTACCGTCGACGGCAAATCGACTGAAGGCATGGACTCCGCAGCAGTCGCCACGCTCCTCAAAGGCGCACGCGGCACCCACGTCTCGGTCACAATGGTTCGCGAAGGCGCTGCCCGTCCCCTGGTCTTCGATCTCGTTCGCGACGAAATCCCTCGCCCCTCGGTCGACCTCGCCTTCCTGCTTAGCCCCGGCGTCGGCTACATCCACGTCTCCAGCTTCATCGAGACAACCAGCCACGAAGTCGGCGAAGCGCTCGACAAGTTCGGCGACATTCACGGTCTCGTCCTCGACCTTCGCGGCAACCCCGGCGGCCTGCTGAACGAAGCCGTCAATATGTCCGACAAATTTCTGCAAAAGGGTCAGATCGTAGTCTCTCAACGCGGACGTGCATTCCCCGACCAGGTCTATCGCGCAACCCGCGGCGAAGAGGGACCCAAGTTCCCCATTGTCGTTCTGGTTAACCGCAACACCGCCTCAGCCGCCGAGATCGTCTCCGGTGCCCTGCAAGATCACGACCGTGCTCTGATCGTCGGCGAAACCACCTTCGGCAAAGGCCTCGTCCAGACCGTCTTTCAGATCACCGAAAACACCGGCCTCGCCCTCACTACCTACCACTACTACACGCCCTCAGGCCGCCTCATCCAGCGCAACTACGACCACGTCTCGCTCTACGACTACTACTACGTGCGCGATGACTCCGCCAAGGCCAAGGACAAGAGCAATCTCGAGGTCAAACTCACAGACTCCGGTCGCACCGTCTACGGCGGTGGCGGAATCACTCCCGACGAGAAGATCGACAACCTCAAATCCAATCACTTTCAGGACAGTCTCCTCATCAAATACGCGTTCTTCAACTTCAGCAAGCACTACCTCGCTAGCCACACCGTCACCAAGGACTTCCAGGTTGACGATGCGGTCATGCAGCAGTTCAAGGCGTTCCTGAAGGACAACCAGATCGATTACACCGACTCGGACATCGCCGGTGTCAGCGACTGGATCAAGCAGAGCATCAAGAGCGAACTTTTCACCTCACAGTTCGGACAACTGGAAGGCCTCAAGGTTCGCGCCGAATGGGATCCCCAGATTGCCAAAGCTGTCACCTTCCTGCCCGAAGCCCAAACCCTAGAAGATCACTCCAAGCTGGCGCAAAAGAACACCGCCAGCCGCTAA
- a CDS encoding peptidylprolyl isomerase, with translation MTLRISQFAVVFGLGLLTLPGVVQAQAPRYQSPLSVPNAPQPVYTLPVTQPITPNGTVVEDVVVHVNDQIISRSDVERAEQQLAEEGRQTGASAADVADRQKNLLRDMIDKQLLLSRGKELGINADADVIRRLDEIRKQNHMDTLEDLEKAARQQGVSFEDFKAGIRDNVITQQVVRDEVGRHLQITQGQEQAFYDAHKQEFAQPEQIKLSEILIPTPADADDAAVAQAKAKAEGVEEKLKAGGNFEDLAKANSGGPTADKGGDLGLYKRGALAKVLEDQTFGLKAGEWTAPIRTRQGFVILKVTDHTAPGVAPLKDVEPQIQEAMYSEQIQPALRAYLTKLREEAYIDIRAGYVDSGASAKQTKPVFTAYAPPVAKKKTVQQKKRFDRGTKYSTVAKTTAAPVATPAAIVSTKNGKPVKPKKVKKEKVRFGQAPRNSLPAGPEETASGSDVGSGAASASSAPAQAAPGTAIAPLEASAQESSSDVGPNPLAGAAAPVVGKTRYSDRAKTDAKKKATKAKKVKEKAAAAPAPATAEEKATQQTQAAPLGLNGDTAKKKKKKKAKGAPKERLQDKTPVPKAPLEETPSKAPDRGTPMEGVHGTGTAAPKASDTTTLPPATAPPASNPPGAGQPPATPGSPTPTPPPQ, from the coding sequence ATGACCTTGAGAATTTCGCAGTTTGCGGTGGTGTTCGGGCTAGGTTTGCTGACACTGCCGGGAGTGGTGCAAGCACAAGCGCCGCGGTACCAGAGCCCGTTGAGCGTACCAAACGCGCCGCAACCCGTGTATACGTTGCCCGTTACCCAGCCGATTACGCCGAATGGAACCGTGGTGGAGGATGTGGTCGTGCATGTGAACGACCAGATCATCAGCCGGAGCGATGTGGAGCGGGCGGAACAACAGCTTGCGGAAGAGGGTCGGCAGACGGGCGCGAGTGCTGCTGATGTGGCCGACAGACAAAAGAATCTGCTGCGCGACATGATTGATAAGCAGCTGCTGTTGTCGCGAGGTAAAGAGCTTGGGATCAACGCAGACGCCGATGTGATTCGCCGTTTGGACGAGATTCGCAAGCAGAACCACATGGATACGTTGGAGGATTTGGAGAAGGCTGCACGGCAGCAGGGCGTCTCCTTCGAGGACTTCAAGGCGGGTATCCGCGATAACGTGATTACTCAGCAAGTGGTGCGGGACGAGGTGGGTCGCCATCTGCAGATCACGCAGGGGCAGGAACAGGCTTTTTACGACGCGCACAAGCAGGAGTTCGCGCAGCCGGAGCAGATCAAGCTGAGCGAGATTTTGATTCCTACGCCGGCTGATGCAGACGATGCCGCGGTTGCCCAGGCCAAGGCCAAGGCGGAAGGTGTTGAAGAGAAGCTGAAGGCGGGAGGAAACTTCGAGGATCTGGCCAAGGCCAATTCGGGCGGACCGACTGCGGACAAGGGTGGGGACCTCGGACTTTATAAGCGGGGGGCCCTGGCGAAGGTGCTGGAGGACCAGACGTTTGGCCTGAAGGCTGGAGAGTGGACGGCACCGATTCGCACGCGACAGGGATTTGTGATTTTGAAGGTAACCGACCACACTGCTCCGGGTGTGGCGCCGTTGAAGGATGTCGAGCCGCAGATTCAGGAGGCGATGTATTCGGAACAGATACAGCCTGCGCTGCGGGCGTACCTGACGAAGCTGCGAGAAGAGGCTTATATCGATATCCGCGCCGGGTATGTGGACTCCGGTGCGAGCGCGAAGCAGACCAAACCGGTGTTTACGGCTTACGCTCCGCCGGTTGCGAAGAAGAAGACGGTTCAGCAGAAGAAGAGATTTGATCGGGGTACCAAGTACTCTACGGTTGCTAAGACAACCGCAGCTCCCGTGGCAACTCCGGCTGCGATTGTATCTACGAAGAACGGGAAGCCTGTCAAGCCAAAGAAGGTGAAGAAAGAGAAGGTCCGATTTGGGCAGGCCCCGCGGAACTCATTGCCCGCCGGACCGGAGGAGACGGCTTCGGGTAGCGATGTGGGTTCCGGGGCGGCATCGGCTTCGTCTGCCCCAGCGCAGGCTGCCCCGGGAACGGCGATTGCACCTTTAGAGGCTAGCGCCCAGGAGTCGAGTTCCGATGTTGGACCGAACCCCCTGGCGGGCGCGGCGGCGCCTGTGGTTGGTAAGACTCGCTACAGCGATCGTGCGAAGACCGATGCCAAGAAAAAGGCGACGAAGGCGAAGAAGGTGAAGGAGAAGGCCGCTGCTGCTCCCGCACCCGCTACGGCAGAAGAGAAGGCGACCCAGCAGACTCAAGCTGCACCGCTGGGGCTGAACGGCGATACGGCCAAGAAGAAGAAAAAGAAGAAGGCGAAGGGTGCGCCGAAGGAGCGGCTGCAGGATAAGACTCCTGTTCCGAAGGCACCGTTGGAGGAGACGCCGTCCAAGGCTCCTGATCGCGGAACCCCGATGGAGGGAGTTCATGGAACGGGCACAGCTGCTCCGAAGGCCAGCGATACGACGACGCTGCCTCCGGCGACCGCGCCTCCGGCCAGTAACCCTCCAGGTGCGGGACAGCCCCCGGCCACGCCTGGATCGCCAACTCCGACGCCGCCTCCGCAGTAG
- a CDS encoding 3'-5' exoribonuclease YhaM family protein: MVFTTRGLRLSRFCLGGLLDMRGILVGMKDFFVEDAARFDNATVTTYFVLTSMQVRDKKQGGQFLALTVSDKTGSLEARMWDDVTEAIATCDEGCYVKVQGDISKYQGKFQITLKKLRLAAESEVDPKDFQPSTKFDVEEMWGELRGYVSAFKNAELRRLVFAFLDDEQIGPAFKTAPAAKRLHHAWLGGLLEHVLTLVRVCAATAPFYPEVDTDLLVTGAILHDIGKIRELEWRSSFSYTLEGQMIGHISIAQGMLREKVQQLAPFPEKLRVLVEHMILSHHGKYEFGSPKLPMTPEALLLSALDDLEAKMQAMRNEFAAAVASGKSSGEVTDWVRSMDRPLLNTQGYLKDE; this comes from the coding sequence ATGGTGTTCACAACGCGAGGGCTTCGGCTCTCGCGTTTCTGTCTGGGTGGGTTGCTCGATATGCGCGGTATCCTGGTTGGGATGAAAGATTTTTTTGTTGAAGATGCGGCGCGGTTCGATAACGCGACAGTGACGACTTACTTTGTTCTGACGTCGATGCAGGTGAGAGATAAGAAGCAGGGTGGGCAGTTCCTTGCGCTGACAGTGAGCGACAAGACTGGATCGCTCGAGGCCCGCATGTGGGACGATGTGACCGAAGCGATTGCGACCTGTGACGAGGGTTGTTATGTGAAGGTGCAGGGGGATATCTCCAAATATCAGGGGAAGTTTCAGATCACATTGAAGAAGCTGCGGCTGGCGGCGGAGTCGGAGGTCGATCCGAAGGATTTTCAGCCTTCGACGAAGTTTGATGTTGAGGAGATGTGGGGTGAGTTGCGTGGGTATGTCTCTGCATTTAAGAATGCGGAGCTGCGGCGGTTGGTGTTTGCGTTTCTCGATGATGAGCAGATAGGACCTGCGTTCAAGACAGCTCCTGCGGCAAAGAGGTTGCATCATGCTTGGCTTGGAGGGTTGCTGGAGCATGTGTTGACTCTGGTGCGGGTGTGTGCGGCTACTGCTCCGTTTTATCCGGAGGTGGATACGGATCTGCTGGTTACGGGCGCGATTTTGCATGATATCGGCAAGATTCGTGAGTTGGAGTGGAGGTCCAGCTTCAGCTATACGCTGGAGGGGCAGATGATTGGGCATATCAGCATTGCGCAGGGGATGCTGCGAGAGAAGGTGCAGCAGTTGGCGCCGTTTCCGGAGAAGCTGCGGGTGTTGGTGGAGCATATGATACTTAGCCATCATGGGAAGTATGAGTTTGGATCGCCGAAGCTGCCTATGACGCCGGAGGCCCTTCTTTTGAGTGCTTTGGATGATCTTGAGGCGAAGATGCAGGCGATGCGGAATGAGTTTGCGGCGGCGGTGGCTAGCGGGAAGAGCAGCGGCGAGGTGACCGATTGGGTGAGGAGTATGGATCGGCCGCTGCTTAATACGCAGGGGTATCTTAAGGACGAGTAG
- a CDS encoding DUF1398 family protein codes for MNTSVIHEVLAESQAGKLIFPEVVRRLSEVGVESYLCDLATGSETFYMADGSTHSEQMTLPLAPIATDFSSSQVVAAIRGAQTDTIRYPEFMKRSAAAGVIAYWAFLSGKKVIYFGRKGESHTEEFPRPASAEK; via the coding sequence ATGAACACTTCTGTAATCCACGAAGTCCTCGCAGAATCCCAGGCAGGCAAACTCATCTTTCCCGAAGTTGTCCGCAGACTCTCGGAGGTCGGCGTCGAATCCTATCTCTGCGACCTCGCTACCGGATCAGAGACCTTCTACATGGCCGACGGCAGCACCCATTCAGAACAGATGACACTTCCCCTCGCTCCCATCGCGACAGATTTCTCATCGTCCCAGGTCGTCGCGGCAATTCGCGGAGCCCAGACCGACACGATCCGTTACCCGGAGTTCATGAAGCGCTCCGCAGCCGCAGGCGTCATCGCCTACTGGGCCTTCCTCTCAGGCAAGAAAGTTATCTACTTCGGGCGCAAAGGAGAATCGCACACCGAGGAGTTCCCGCGCCCAGCGTCCGCGGAGAAATAA
- a CDS encoding MarR family winged helix-turn-helix transcriptional regulator — MNREQPAKPSVSELKSHTGFWLRFVSNHVSHAFSRKLLNSGVTVAEWVVLREIFDTDEMPPSALAEQTGLTRGAISKLIERLVLKKLVSRKEGSEDRRYQRIALTPAGRRLVPTLAAIADRNDHEFFKPLTAKEQESLVTTLKKLVHVHNLHKLPTE, encoded by the coding sequence ATGAACAGAGAACAGCCAGCAAAACCATCTGTAAGCGAGCTAAAAAGCCACACTGGATTCTGGCTGCGTTTCGTCTCCAATCACGTCTCTCACGCCTTCTCCCGGAAGCTCCTCAATAGCGGTGTCACCGTGGCCGAATGGGTCGTTCTCCGCGAGATCTTCGACACAGACGAGATGCCCCCCAGCGCACTTGCCGAACAAACCGGCCTCACCCGCGGCGCCATCTCCAAATTGATCGAACGGCTAGTTCTAAAAAAACTCGTCTCCCGAAAAGAAGGAAGCGAAGACCGCCGCTACCAACGCATAGCTCTCACACCCGCCGGCCGAAGACTCGTCCCAACACTCGCCGCCATCGCCGACAGAAACGACCACGAGTTCTTCAAACCGCTCACAGCCAAAGAGCAGGAATCTCTAGTCACAACCCTCAAGAAGCTGGTGCACGTGCACAACCTGCACAAGCTCCCAACCGAATGA
- a CDS encoding amidohydrolase family protein has translation MSSTRRTLLAALALFAAVPSYSHAQSTNPSIDPTIAAQIAAIPAIDNHAHPMLSPPAYATDRNFDALPVDTMEPYTDPAGMRPNLPALHDAWQAIFNFNGQPPLDAAGLAQLEAAREKIRQQQATNYSTYILDKANISTMLANRVAMGTGVQPPRFRWVPYVDALLFPLDNSALAAATPDRKQFFPLEDKLRAQYLQQAGLKAIPPTLDAYLKQLVTPILEQQKANGAVAEKFEIAYLRSFGFDDVPQAEAAHLYATLLHTPHPNEAQYKRLQDFLFRYITAECGRLGMPVHLHTTSGGGGYFSIAGDNPLLLEPLFNDPRLRKTNFVLLHGGWPFVHEIGALLQKPNVYLDISQQSLMISPRTMSAWLREWLELYPEKILYATDAYPYSPSMGWEEAAYIANRNIRDSLGMALTGMLHDNEITPTRATELANMVLHKNAESLYNF, from the coding sequence ATGAGCTCGACCCGCAGAACTCTCCTCGCAGCACTGGCCCTCTTCGCAGCCGTTCCCAGCTACTCCCACGCGCAGTCCACCAATCCCTCGATCGACCCGACCATCGCTGCGCAGATCGCGGCAATCCCCGCCATCGACAACCACGCGCACCCCATGCTCTCACCTCCCGCCTACGCCACCGACCGCAACTTCGACGCACTCCCCGTCGACACGATGGAACCCTATACCGACCCCGCCGGAATGCGTCCCAACCTCCCCGCGCTTCACGACGCATGGCAGGCCATCTTCAACTTCAACGGCCAACCGCCACTCGACGCCGCAGGCCTCGCGCAACTAGAAGCCGCACGAGAAAAAATCCGCCAGCAACAAGCCACCAACTACTCCACCTATATCCTCGACAAAGCCAACATCTCCACCATGCTCGCCAACCGCGTAGCCATGGGCACCGGCGTCCAACCACCGCGCTTTCGCTGGGTTCCCTACGTCGACGCACTTCTCTTCCCGCTCGACAACTCAGCCCTCGCCGCCGCCACCCCGGACCGCAAACAGTTCTTCCCCTTGGAAGACAAACTCCGCGCCCAATATCTCCAGCAAGCAGGCCTCAAAGCCATCCCACCCACACTCGACGCCTACCTCAAACAACTAGTCACACCCATCCTCGAACAACAAAAAGCCAACGGAGCCGTAGCCGAAAAATTCGAGATCGCCTACCTGCGTTCTTTCGGCTTCGATGACGTCCCGCAAGCAGAAGCCGCACACCTCTACGCGACTCTTCTCCACACCCCGCACCCAAACGAAGCCCAATACAAGCGCCTGCAGGACTTCCTCTTCCGCTACATCACCGCCGAGTGCGGTCGTCTCGGCATGCCCGTTCACCTCCACACCACCTCAGGCGGCGGAGGCTACTTCTCCATCGCAGGCGACAACCCCCTCCTGCTCGAACCTCTCTTCAACGATCCCCGCCTCCGCAAAACCAACTTCGTTCTCCTCCACGGAGGCTGGCCCTTCGTCCACGAGATCGGCGCTCTGCTCCAAAAGCCAAACGTCTACCTCGACATCTCCCAGCAATCCCTCATGATCAGCCCCCGCACCATGTCCGCCTGGCTCCGCGAGTGGTTAGAACTCTATCCAGAAAAAATCCTCTACGCCACCGACGCCTACCCTTATTCCCCCTCGATGGGCTGGGAGGAGGCCGCCTACATCGCCAACCGAAACATCCGCGACTCTCTCGGCATGGCCCTAACCGGCATGCTTCACGACAACGAAATCACCCCAACCCGCGCCACCGAACTAGCCAACATGGTCCTCCACAAAAACGCCGAATCCCTCTACAACTTCTAA